The following proteins are co-located in the Apium graveolens cultivar Ventura chromosome 5, ASM990537v1, whole genome shotgun sequence genome:
- the LOC141660718 gene encoding uncharacterized protein LOC141660718, translated as MKLWLTVKGLWSVVQYDPPVVDQEKPETMTVYALWAEKDGVARAAILAALANTLFDVYSSDAYSAKKLWEKLDQTHNTDSQNLEKYYVARFLDYKLVDTKSMTEQVHEFEMLVHALGESGMDLPEKFKVMALIEKLPKSWEEFALSLKRQKGEITWTNLMLDISVQE; from the coding sequence ATGAAGCTCTGGTTAACTGTTAAGGGTCTATGGTCggtggtacagtatgatcctcctgtTGTGGATCAAGAAAAGCCTGAAACTATGACTGTTTATGCActatgggctgagaaggatggggtggctagggctgCCATTCTGGCTGCTTTAGCGAACACTCTGTTTGATGTTTATTCATCGGATGCTTATAGTGCTAAGAAattatgggagaagctggaccaaacccataatactgattctcaaaATCTTGAGAAGTATTATGTGGCGAGATTTCTTGATTACAAGCTGGTGGATACCAAATCCATGACTGAGCAAGtacatgagtttgagatgttggtACATGCTTTGGGTGAGTCTGGAATGGACTTACCTGAGAAGTTTAAGGTGATGGCTTTGATTGAAAAACTCCCTAAGTCTTGGGAggagtttgctctctccctgaaaagacaaaaaggagagatcacatggacaAACCTTATGTTGGACATCTCTGTGCAGGAATAG